From Pseudoalteromonas viridis, the proteins below share one genomic window:
- the groL gene encoding chaperonin GroEL (60 kDa chaperone family; promotes refolding of misfolded polypeptides especially under stressful conditions; forms two stacked rings of heptamers to form a barrel-shaped 14mer; ends can be capped by GroES; misfolded proteins enter the barrel where they are refolded when GroES binds), whose protein sequence is MAAKEVRFAGDARTKMLKGVNVLADAVKVTLGPKGRNVVLDKSFGAPTITKDGVSVAKEIELEDKFENMGAQMVKEVASKANDAAGDGTTTATVLAQAIVNEGLKSVAAGMNPMDLKRGIDKAVIAAVEELKALSVPCSDAKAIAQVGTISANSDKEIGDIIAEAMEKVGRESGVITVEEGQSLQNELDVVEGMQFDRGYLSPYFINNAEKGQVELDNPHILLVDKKVSNIRELLPTLEAVAKTSKPLLIIAEDLEGEALATLVVNNMRGIVKVAAVKAPGFGDRRKAMLQDIAILTGGTVISEEIGLELEKATVEDLGTAKRVVITKDDTTIIDGAGEQEGIDGRVAQIKAQIEEATSDYDKEKLQERMAKLAGGVAVIKVGAATEVEMKEKKDRVEDALHATRAAVEEGVVPGGGVALVRVASKIESLTGDNEDQNHGIKVALRAMEAPLRQIVSNAGDEASVVVNAVKGGEGNYGYNAANGQYDDMIEMGILDPTKVTRSALQFAASVAGLMITTEAMVAEIPKEEAAGAPDMGGMGGMGGMGGMM, encoded by the coding sequence ATGGCAGCTAAAGAAGTTCGTTTTGCAGGCGATGCCCGCACTAAAATGCTTAAAGGCGTAAACGTACTGGCAGACGCAGTAAAAGTAACTTTGGGTCCAAAAGGCCGTAACGTAGTACTGGATAAGTCATTCGGTGCGCCTACCATCACTAAAGATGGTGTATCTGTTGCAAAAGAAATCGAACTGGAAGACAAGTTCGAGAATATGGGCGCACAAATGGTAAAAGAAGTCGCGTCTAAAGCAAACGATGCGGCGGGTGACGGTACTACGACTGCAACGGTACTTGCACAAGCTATCGTGAATGAAGGCCTTAAGTCAGTGGCTGCGGGTATGAACCCGATGGATCTGAAGCGTGGTATCGACAAAGCTGTGATTGCAGCGGTTGAAGAGCTTAAAGCGCTATCTGTTCCTTGTTCAGACGCTAAAGCGATTGCTCAGGTAGGTACTATCTCTGCAAACTCTGACAAAGAAATTGGTGACATTATTGCAGAAGCAATGGAAAAAGTAGGTCGTGAGTCTGGTGTTATCACTGTAGAAGAAGGCCAGTCACTACAGAACGAATTAGACGTTGTTGAAGGTATGCAGTTTGACCGCGGTTACCTGTCTCCTTACTTCATCAACAATGCTGAAAAAGGCCAGGTAGAACTGGACAACCCACACATCCTGTTGGTTGACAAAAAAGTATCTAACATCCGTGAATTGCTGCCAACTTTGGAAGCCGTTGCTAAAACCAGCAAGCCTCTGTTGATCATCGCTGAAGACCTTGAAGGTGAAGCGCTGGCGACTCTGGTTGTGAACAACATGCGCGGCATCGTAAAAGTTGCAGCGGTTAAAGCCCCAGGGTTTGGCGACCGTCGTAAAGCTATGCTACAGGATATTGCTATCCTGACCGGCGGTACAGTTATCTCTGAAGAGATTGGTCTTGAGCTTGAAAAAGCAACGGTTGAAGACCTGGGTACTGCAAAGCGCGTTGTTATCACTAAAGATGACACCACTATCATCGATGGTGCGGGCGAGCAGGAAGGCATTGATGGCCGCGTTGCGCAAATCAAAGCACAAATCGAAGAAGCGACTTCAGATTACGACAAAGAGAAACTACAAGAGCGTATGGCTAAGCTGGCCGGCGGTGTTGCAGTGATCAAAGTCGGTGCCGCAACTGAAGTTGAAATGAAAGAGAAGAAAGACCGCGTTGAAGATGCCCTGCACGCAACCCGTGCTGCGGTTGAAGAAGGCGTAGTACCTGGTGGTGGTGTTGCACTGGTTCGCGTTGCGAGCAAGATTGAATCACTGACAGGCGACAACGAAGATCAGAACCACGGTATTAAAGTTGCGCTACGCGCGATGGAAGCACCGCTACGTCAAATCGTATCAAACGCGGGTGACGAAGCATCTGTGGTTGTTAACGCAGTGAAGGGCGGCGAAGGTAACTATGGTTACAACGCAGCAAACGGTCAGTACGACGACATGATTGAAATGGGTATCCTTGACCCAACTAAAGTAACACGCTCTGCACTACAGTTCGCAGCGTCTGTTGCCGGTCTGATGATCACCACAGAAGCCATGGTTGCTGAAATTCCGAAGGAAGAAGCAGCGGGTGCCCCTGACATGGGTGGCATGGGCGGAATGGG
- a CDS encoding co-chaperone GroES: MNIRPLHDRVIVKRLEEETKSAGGIVLTGSAAEKSTRGEVIAVGNGRVLDNGEVRALQVKAGDTVLFGSYVEKTEKIEGQEYLIMREDNILGIVE; the protein is encoded by the coding sequence ATGAACATTCGTCCTTTACATGATCGCGTTATTGTTAAGCGTCTTGAAGAAGAAACTAAGTCTGCTGGCGGTATCGTTTTAACTGGTTCTGCTGCTGAAAAATCAACCCGTGGTGAAGTAATTGCAGTAGGCAACGGCCGCGTGTTGGACAATGGTGAAGTGAGAGCATTACAAGTTAAAGCGGGCGACACAGTTTTGTTCGGCTCGTACGTTGAGAAAACAGAAAAAATCGAAGGTCAGGAATACCTGATCATGCGCGAAGATAACATCCTGGGCATCGTAGAATAA
- a CDS encoding FxsA family protein: protein MFKVLFLLFIVIPIAEIALLLQVSEVIGGFATLALVILTAVFGARLVKQQGLGAYANVQQQMARGQLPASDLFAGICVIIAGVLLMTPGIMTDVLGFMLLTPAIRQKLAKALLQRATVQVQSGGMFSQHTTQQQEQQFDPFAGRASGHGQSQRDEGNTTLEGEFKRKD from the coding sequence ATGTTTAAAGTCCTTTTTCTACTCTTTATTGTTATTCCCATCGCTGAAATAGCCCTGTTACTGCAAGTCAGTGAAGTCATCGGCGGATTTGCCACCCTGGCACTGGTGATCCTGACCGCGGTGTTTGGGGCGCGTCTGGTTAAGCAGCAAGGCCTGGGTGCCTACGCCAACGTGCAACAACAAATGGCACGCGGCCAGTTACCTGCCAGCGATCTGTTTGCCGGTATTTGTGTGATCATTGCCGGTGTATTGCTGATGACGCCGGGGATCATGACCGATGTACTGGGCTTTATGCTGCTCACGCCGGCCATTCGCCAGAAACTAGCCAAGGCGCTGCTGCAACGTGCCACCGTGCAGGTGCAAAGTGGTGGCATGTTCAGCCAGCACACCACACAGCAACAAGAGCAGCAGTTCGATCCGTTTGCCGGTCGTGCTTCTGGTCATGGCCAATCGCAACGTGATGAGGGGAATACCACGTTAGAAGGCGAGTTTAAGCGCAAGGACTAA
- the cutA gene encoding divalent-cation tolerance protein CutA, translated as MTTPYRLVMTTCGTHAQAQDIARQLVANKQAACVNILPNVESIYVWQGEVTQDSEYKLMIKTHIDLVDAAMETIHRLHQYDVPEIQVIEVCAGSRDYFNWIDEVLN; from the coding sequence ATGACGACGCCTTACCGATTGGTCATGACCACCTGTGGCACTCATGCGCAGGCCCAAGACATTGCCAGGCAGCTGGTGGCAAATAAACAGGCAGCCTGTGTGAACATTTTGCCAAACGTTGAGTCCATCTATGTGTGGCAGGGTGAGGTCACTCAGGACAGCGAGTACAAGTTAATGATTAAAACGCATATTGACTTGGTCGACGCCGCCATGGAGACCATTCACCGTTTGCACCAATACGATGTGCCTGAAATTCAGGTCATCGAAGTCTGTGCTGGATCGCGGGACTATTTTAACTGGATTGATGAGGTACTGAATTAA
- a CDS encoding protein-disulfide reductase DsbD yields the protein MRMLTRFLPSGILAVLTALLMLLSTSSQAAGNATVLDSLLAPKQQTFLPVEEAFKFDFDQQGKVLFTGWDIAPGYYLYKKKLEIIAKGADISVPEYAQGEMIEDEFFGKTEVYFDQFAVISRLSNITDGAVVKIRYQGCAEAGLCYPPEVITVPLTVLVSGGDNDATPPTKATSQPEAASANSDDLSFTERLAQQSLLTNLAVFFAVGVGLAFTPCVFPMFPILSSLIAGQQHLSTKKAFSLSFVYVQGMAVTYAALGLVVAYFGGQVQGYLQHPAVLISFSLLFVLLAFAMFGWYEIKLPSGMMNRLTEISNQQSGGNYVGVFSMGVLSGLIASPCTTAPLSAALLYVAQSGDFMVGGLTLYALSLGMGLPLLLLGTSGGKLLPKAGGWMEQVKTLFGFVMLFVPLILLERILDFNIILGLASVLAVATALYLHHWQSGQAQGKGKTLLWAMATSLFVVGLLTARSVVFPTPETAQTNVAQNDTKQGFRLLDDLAALNVAVEQANSNGKIAMVDLYAEWCVACKEFEKYTFPTEQVQAQFAYFDTLKLDLTESNDTTIEIMEAFTVFGLPSILFFDAQGNEIPELRVTGFQDADEFAAHLEKVRQYVL from the coding sequence ATGCGAATGCTGACGCGCTTTTTACCCAGCGGCATACTGGCCGTTTTGACCGCCCTGTTGATGCTGCTAAGCACCAGCAGCCAGGCGGCAGGCAATGCCACTGTGCTCGATAGCTTGCTCGCTCCCAAGCAGCAAACGTTTTTACCCGTCGAAGAAGCGTTTAAGTTCGACTTCGACCAGCAGGGCAAAGTGCTGTTTACCGGCTGGGATATTGCGCCTGGCTACTACTTATATAAGAAGAAACTGGAGATCATCGCCAAAGGGGCAGACATTTCGGTGCCCGAATATGCACAGGGTGAAATGATCGAGGATGAATTTTTTGGCAAAACCGAAGTGTACTTTGACCAGTTTGCCGTGATCTCCCGGCTCAGCAATATTACAGACGGTGCAGTCGTCAAGATTCGCTACCAGGGCTGTGCCGAAGCCGGGCTGTGTTACCCGCCCGAAGTGATCACTGTGCCTTTAACTGTACTCGTCAGTGGTGGCGACAATGATGCAACCCCACCCACCAAAGCAACCAGCCAGCCTGAGGCTGCATCCGCAAATAGCGACGATTTAAGCTTCACTGAGCGACTGGCGCAGCAATCACTGCTCACCAACCTGGCAGTGTTTTTTGCGGTAGGTGTGGGCCTGGCGTTTACGCCGTGTGTCTTCCCGATGTTTCCAATCCTCTCAAGCCTTATCGCCGGGCAGCAACATTTGTCGACCAAAAAGGCCTTTAGCCTGTCTTTTGTTTATGTTCAGGGCATGGCCGTAACCTATGCCGCACTTGGCTTAGTGGTGGCCTATTTTGGCGGCCAGGTACAGGGCTATTTGCAACACCCCGCGGTACTTATCAGCTTTAGTTTATTGTTTGTGTTGCTGGCCTTTGCCATGTTCGGCTGGTACGAAATCAAACTACCCAGCGGTATGATGAACAGGCTGACCGAGATCAGTAACCAGCAAAGTGGCGGTAATTATGTTGGCGTGTTCTCTATGGGCGTCTTATCCGGTCTGATCGCTTCCCCGTGTACCACGGCGCCATTATCAGCGGCACTATTATATGTCGCCCAAAGTGGTGACTTTATGGTCGGAGGCCTGACTTTGTATGCGCTGAGTCTGGGGATGGGTCTGCCGCTGCTGCTGCTGGGTACTTCAGGTGGTAAATTACTGCCCAAGGCCGGCGGCTGGATGGAGCAGGTCAAAACCCTGTTTGGTTTTGTCATGCTGTTTGTGCCGCTGATCCTGCTGGAGCGGATCCTCGACTTTAATATCATTCTGGGACTGGCGTCGGTACTGGCGGTGGCGACCGCTTTGTATTTGCACCACTGGCAAAGCGGTCAGGCACAAGGCAAAGGCAAAACCCTGCTCTGGGCAATGGCAACCAGCTTATTCGTAGTTGGCTTGCTGACAGCCAGAAGCGTGGTTTTCCCGACTCCTGAAACAGCTCAGACAAACGTGGCACAAAATGACACCAAGCAAGGCTTCAGACTGCTGGACGACCTGGCTGCGCTGAATGTGGCGGTAGAACAAGCCAACAGTAACGGTAAAATCGCCATGGTGGATCTGTATGCCGAATGGTGTGTGGCCTGTAAAGAGTTTGAAAAATACACCTTTCCTACCGAGCAGGTACAGGCGCAGTTTGCCTACTTCGATACGTTAAAACTCGACCTGACCGAAAGTAACGACACCACCATAGAGATCATGGAAGCGTTTACGGTGTTCGGTCTGCCCAGCATTTTGTTCTTTGATGCCCAGGGTAACGAGATCCCCGAACTACGCGTAACCGGATTCCAGGATGCCGACGAGTTCGCCGCTCACCTCGAAAAAGTACGCCAATACGTGCTGTAA
- the aroQ gene encoding type II 3-dehydroquinate dehydratase, with amino-acid sequence MSTNLKILVLNGPNLNMLGRREPEKYGTRTLKDIVQSLTQSAVNYDVELSHFQSNSEAELIEHIHAQYDRVDCIIFNPAAFTHTSIALRDALLSVSIPFYEVHLSNVYAREPFRHKSYFSDVAQGVICGLGALGYEAALMAAVAELRKRDNSN; translated from the coding sequence ATGTCTACAAATTTGAAGATTTTAGTCCTGAATGGCCCCAACCTGAACATGCTGGGCCGACGCGAGCCCGAAAAGTACGGGACACGGACCTTAAAAGACATAGTGCAGAGCCTGACGCAAAGCGCAGTAAATTATGATGTTGAACTCAGTCACTTTCAGAGCAATAGTGAGGCCGAGCTGATCGAGCATATTCATGCGCAATATGACCGTGTTGATTGCATCATCTTCAACCCAGCCGCTTTTACGCATACCAGTATTGCTTTGCGAGATGCCTTACTGAGCGTCAGCATTCCGTTTTATGAAGTGCATTTATCAAATGTTTATGCACGCGAGCCCTTTCGCCACAAGTCCTACTTTTCGGATGTGGCGCAGGGCGTGATATGTGGATTAGGTGCGCTGGGCTACGAGGCGGCATTAATGGCGGCCGTGGCCGAGCTGCGCAAACGAGATAACTCAAATTAA
- the accB gene encoding acetyl-CoA carboxylase biotin carboxyl carrier protein has protein sequence MDIRKIKKLIELVEESGIAELEITEGEESVRINRHSSAPVIAQPQQYSLPTAAPAPAAAPAPAAEAPAAASDAPAGHQVKSPMVGTFYSASSPTAAAYVEVGSKVNVGDTLCIVEAMKMMNQIESDKAGVVKAILVENGDAVEFDQPLFIIE, from the coding sequence ATGGATATTCGCAAGATCAAAAAACTTATCGAATTAGTAGAAGAATCAGGCATTGCTGAGCTGGAAATCACCGAAGGTGAAGAGTCGGTACGTATCAACCGTCACAGCAGCGCGCCGGTCATTGCTCAGCCACAGCAATACTCATTACCAACAGCGGCACCTGCGCCTGCAGCAGCTCCAGCACCAGCCGCCGAAGCACCAGCTGCAGCCAGCGACGCGCCAGCCGGCCATCAGGTAAAATCACCTATGGTAGGTACTTTCTACTCAGCGTCTTCTCCAACTGCTGCGGCTTACGTAGAAGTGGGCTCAAAAGTTAACGTGGGCGACACACTGTGTATCGTTGAAGCGATGAAGATGATGAACCAAATCGAATCTGACAAAGCCGGTGTTGTAAAAGCGATCCTGGTTGAGAATGGCGATGCGGTTGAGTTTGATCAACCTCTGTTCATCATCGAATAA
- the accC gene encoding acetyl-CoA carboxylase biotin carboxylase subunit produces the protein MLDKVVIANRGEIALRVLRACKELGIKTVAVHSTADRDLKHVLLADETICIGKPAASESYLDIPRIIAAAEVTDAVAIHPGYGFLSENADFADQVEQSGFVFIGPRGDTIRLMGDKVSAIEAMRKAGVPCVPGSDGPLTEDNERNVQIAKRIGYPVIIKAAGGGGGRGMRVVRSEKELLDSIALTQQEAKQFFGNGMVYMEKFLENPRHIEVQVLADGQGNAIHLGERDCSMQRRHQKVVEEAPAPGITAEMRKFIGDRCTRACIEIGYRGAGTFEFLYENGEFYFIEMNTRIQVEHPVTEMVTGVDLIKEQLKIAAGQPLSITQDDVVIRGHAIECRINAEDPESFIPSPGKITRFHPAGGLGIRWDSHIYADYTVPPHYDSMIGKLITYGENRDVAIARARNALNELVIDGIKTNTPLHKKILADENFQNGGTNIHYLEKKLGL, from the coding sequence ATGCTAGATAAAGTAGTCATTGCAAACCGAGGCGAAATTGCGCTTCGCGTATTGCGTGCCTGCAAGGAGCTGGGGATTAAAACGGTTGCAGTGCATTCAACTGCCGATCGTGACCTCAAACACGTGCTACTTGCAGACGAAACCATTTGTATCGGTAAACCCGCTGCCAGCGAGAGCTACCTGGATATTCCACGCATAATCGCTGCGGCAGAGGTAACCGATGCGGTTGCCATCCACCCGGGCTATGGCTTCCTGTCTGAAAATGCCGATTTTGCCGACCAGGTTGAGCAAAGCGGCTTTGTCTTTATCGGTCCAAGAGGCGACACCATTCGCCTGATGGGTGATAAAGTATCTGCAATCGAAGCAATGCGTAAAGCCGGCGTCCCGTGTGTACCCGGTTCTGACGGCCCGCTGACTGAAGATAACGAGCGTAACGTCCAAATCGCTAAGCGTATCGGTTACCCGGTGATCATCAAAGCTGCCGGTGGTGGTGGTGGTCGCGGTATGCGTGTGGTACGGAGCGAAAAAGAGTTATTAGACTCCATCGCGCTGACTCAGCAAGAAGCCAAGCAGTTCTTTGGTAATGGCATGGTTTACATGGAAAAATTCCTTGAAAACCCACGTCATATCGAAGTACAAGTACTGGCTGATGGTCAGGGCAACGCCATTCACCTGGGCGAGCGTGACTGTTCAATGCAGCGCCGTCACCAGAAAGTGGTAGAAGAAGCACCTGCACCAGGTATTACCGCAGAAATGCGTAAGTTCATTGGTGATCGCTGTACGCGTGCCTGTATCGAGATCGGTTACCGTGGTGCTGGTACGTTTGAATTCCTGTACGAAAATGGTGAGTTCTACTTCATTGAGATGAACACCCGTATTCAGGTAGAGCATCCGGTAACTGAAATGGTGACTGGCGTTGACCTAATCAAAGAGCAGCTGAAAATTGCTGCAGGTCAGCCGCTGTCTATCACTCAGGATGATGTTGTAATTCGTGGCCATGCCATTGAATGTCGTATCAATGCCGAAGATCCGGAAAGTTTTATTCCGTCTCCAGGCAAGATCACACGCTTCCACCCGGCCGGTGGTTTGGGCATTCGCTGGGACAGCCATATCTATGCTGACTACACAGTGCCGCCGCATTACGACTCCATGATCGGTAAACTGATCACTTACGGTGAAAACCGTGACGTGGCCATTGCCCGTGCACGTAACGCCCTGAATGAACTTGTGATTGACGGTATTAAAACCAATACCCCGCTGCACAAGAAAATTCTGGCGGACGAAAACTTCCAAAACGGTGGTACCAATATCCACTACCTGGAAAAGAAACTGGGCCTGTAA
- a CDS encoding DMT family transporter, which yields MTLPSFLRLICLAAIWGGSFLFMRIAAPTFGPAYLIEFRVSFAALALLVTALYLKRSLHFRAHARHYLILGLLNTALPFVLFAYAAQTLTVSTLAILNATAAIWGALIAFFWHRTPLSVKSLIGMVLGICGVIILVGWDQTLVSEALIWPVLAGVLAAVSYGVASNYAKNAPQIAAFDNAHGSMWAAVVWLVPLLPFIPMRAVPDSTEISAVIALGVICTGIAYLLYFRLISDVGAASALSVTFLIPLFGIVWGYQVLDEQVGINTLGGMILVLAGTMLVTGFSPATWQTKRAARAR from the coding sequence ATGACTTTACCCAGTTTTTTACGTTTGATCTGTTTGGCTGCAATCTGGGGCGGTTCATTTTTGTTTATGCGTATTGCCGCGCCGACCTTTGGACCGGCTTACTTGATCGAATTCCGGGTGAGCTTTGCCGCACTTGCTTTGCTCGTGACAGCCTTGTACCTGAAGCGATCTCTGCATTTTCGCGCCCACGCCCGGCACTATTTGATTTTGGGATTACTCAATACAGCGCTGCCTTTCGTGCTCTTTGCCTATGCGGCGCAAACCCTGACAGTCTCTACGCTGGCAATTTTGAACGCTACGGCTGCCATTTGGGGTGCTTTGATCGCTTTTTTCTGGCACCGAACGCCACTTTCAGTGAAGTCCCTGATCGGCATGGTGCTGGGGATATGTGGCGTGATCATCTTAGTTGGCTGGGACCAGACACTTGTCTCAGAAGCGCTGATCTGGCCGGTCCTGGCAGGTGTACTAGCCGCTGTGAGTTACGGTGTAGCGAGCAACTATGCTAAAAACGCGCCACAGATCGCTGCATTTGATAATGCCCATGGCAGCATGTGGGCCGCCGTTGTCTGGCTAGTGCCTTTACTCCCTTTTATACCCATGCGGGCAGTACCAGATAGCACGGAGATCTCTGCCGTTATTGCACTGGGCGTGATCTGTACTGGCATTGCTTACTTATTGTATTTTAGATTAATTTCAGACGTAGGTGCGGCTTCTGCACTTTCGGTTACTTTCTTAATTCCCCTGTTCGGCATTGTATGGGGCTATCAGGTATTAGATGAACAGGTTGGGATCAATACGCTGGGAGGGATGATCTTGGTGTTAGCTGGAACTATGCTGGTGACGGGGTTTTCACCCGCCACCTGGCAAACAAAGCGCGCTGCGCGCGCCCGGTAA
- a CDS encoding DUF2489 domain-containing protein has protein sequence MWIAAIVVGALIIAGLAFYAGKLLWQLKVQKDTIAKLQQEQKEKLARSRQERNAKLSDSINLIAKAMQQKQCEYSEGCLRVWVLMSQYSFDEEIELSQSYPGVHEMYEEVKEMPTHEARKKYSKKEIYKMDAQRWRAEERLEAQILEDCEKLLSRFKPLPGSENVVFQ, from the coding sequence ATGTGGATAGCCGCGATTGTGGTAGGCGCGTTGATCATCGCCGGTCTGGCATTTTACGCCGGCAAGCTGCTGTGGCAGCTTAAAGTACAGAAAGACACGATTGCAAAATTGCAGCAGGAGCAAAAAGAAAAGCTGGCACGCTCTCGTCAGGAGCGCAATGCCAAGCTGTCCGATAGTATCAACCTGATAGCCAAAGCGATGCAGCAAAAGCAGTGCGAGTACTCTGAAGGTTGTTTGCGGGTGTGGGTGCTGATGTCTCAGTATAGTTTTGATGAAGAGATAGAACTGAGTCAGAGCTATCCGGGCGTGCACGAAATGTACGAAGAAGTCAAAGAAATGCCAACCCATGAAGCACGCAAAAAATACAGCAAGAAAGAGATCTATAAGATGGATGCGCAGCGCTGGCGTGCTGAAGAGCGACTGGAAGCGCAGATCCTGGAAGACTGTGAAAAGCTGTTGAGCCGGTTTAAGCCGCTGCCAGGCAGCGAAAACGTGGTTTTTCAGTAG
- the yihI gene encoding Der GTPase-activating protein YihI — protein sequence MTRKKKSRKVGNIGTPRLSKEKLQELRALKEQRNKKHKGKKPGSRNAQEAKVEESKTSGSKKDPRAGSKKPVALVPQPQQASEPKLNRDLKPQVELKKVAPVALTPEEELRQLENDERLMALLERHERGELLTGKDAKYFNKSVARHQELCELLGIDDEFEEADMPQEDELDQWMSNDLANEWLTDEDEER from the coding sequence ATGACGAGAAAGAAGAAATCCCGTAAGGTGGGTAACATTGGCACACCGAGGCTAAGTAAAGAGAAACTTCAGGAGTTGAGAGCGCTGAAAGAGCAGCGCAACAAAAAGCACAAAGGTAAAAAGCCGGGCTCACGTAATGCACAAGAAGCCAAAGTAGAAGAGAGTAAGACTTCGGGTAGCAAGAAGGATCCGCGTGCGGGCAGTAAAAAGCCGGTTGCGCTGGTACCTCAGCCACAGCAGGCCAGTGAGCCTAAGCTTAATCGTGACCTCAAACCTCAGGTGGAGTTGAAGAAGGTCGCGCCAGTGGCATTAACGCCGGAAGAAGAGCTACGCCAACTGGAAAATGATGAGCGTCTGATGGCGCTGTTAGAGCGCCATGAGCGTGGTGAGCTATTAACCGGCAAAGATGCCAAGTACTTCAACAAGTCGGTGGCACGCCATCAGGAGTTATGTGAGTTACTGGGCATCGATGATGAGTTCGAAGAAGCTGATATGCCCCAGGAAGATGAGCTGGATCAGTGGATGAGTAATGATCTGGCAAATGAGTGGTTAACAGACGAAGACGAGGAGCGTTAA
- a CDS encoding class I SAM-dependent methyltransferase produces MQNPQSWRCGLCEGDSLTHYHQDKFRDYWQCQCCKLVSVSPEQRLSAEQEKAIYDSHENDLMDPGYRRFLSRLAEPLCERLATAQSGLDFGCGPGPLLAKMLTEAGHRMALYDLYYANDPKVLDQQYDFITCSEVIEHLAQPGKVLHQLLAMLKPGAPLALMTKLVIDPARFANWHYKNDQTHIAFFSRETFAYIAEQFNTQVEVIGNDVIILTKR; encoded by the coding sequence TTGCAAAATCCACAGTCATGGCGTTGCGGCCTTTGTGAAGGCGACTCACTGACGCACTACCATCAGGACAAATTCAGAGACTACTGGCAGTGTCAGTGTTGCAAGCTGGTGTCTGTCTCCCCCGAACAGCGATTAAGCGCTGAGCAGGAAAAAGCCATTTACGACAGCCATGAGAATGATCTGATGGATCCCGGCTATCGGCGATTTTTATCCCGGCTGGCTGAACCGCTGTGTGAGCGCTTGGCGACGGCTCAATCCGGCCTGGACTTTGGCTGCGGGCCGGGGCCACTGTTGGCCAAAATGCTGACCGAAGCAGGCCATCGGATGGCGCTATATGATTTATACTATGCCAATGATCCCAAAGTGCTGGATCAGCAGTATGACTTTATTACCTGTAGTGAAGTGATAGAACACCTGGCTCAGCCTGGTAAAGTGCTGCACCAGTTGCTGGCCATGCTCAAGCCTGGCGCACCATTGGCATTAATGACTAAGCTGGTAATAGATCCAGCACGTTTTGCAAACTGGCACTATAAAAACGACCAAACCCATATCGCGTTTTTTAGTCGTGAGACGTTTGCCTACATTGCAGAGCAATTTAATACCCAGGTCGAAGTGATAGGCAATGATGTCATCATTTTGACTAAGCGATAG
- a CDS encoding c-type cytochrome has translation MKKIALTLTMLLGSLSASNVAAFDGDAQAGKAKAATCAACHGPDGNAPVTMYPKIAGQHADYIYKQLQEFKLGMTSGGKEGRMDPVMSGMAMPLSDQDMRDLSAYFASLPMSSGTTPEDVVEAGQKLYKAGDAERGIPSCAACHGPRGNGTSLSKFPKISFQHPEYIKAQLEKFRSGDRNNDPNGMMGDIAKKLTDKDIEVLSKYLGGLH, from the coding sequence ATGAAAAAAATAGCATTAACTTTAACTATGTTGCTAGGGTCCTTGTCAGCCAGCAACGTCGCGGCATTTGATGGCGATGCGCAAGCAGGTAAAGCAAAGGCTGCAACTTGTGCGGCGTGTCACGGTCCGGATGGCAATGCTCCTGTTACTATGTATCCGAAAATCGCTGGTCAGCATGCGGATTATATCTACAAGCAACTGCAAGAGTTCAAGCTAGGTATGACCTCAGGTGGTAAAGAAGGTCGTATGGACCCTGTGATGAGCGGCATGGCTATGCCACTGTCGGATCAGGATATGAGAGACTTGTCTGCTTACTTTGCGTCTTTGCCAATGTCGTCAGGTACTACACCTGAAGATGTGGTTGAAGCGGGTCAGAAACTTTACAAAGCCGGTGATGCTGAGCGTGGTATTCCGTCTTGTGCTGCATGTCACGGTCCACGTGGTAATGGTACGTCTCTGTCTAAGTTCCCGAAAATCTCATTCCAGCACCCTGAATACATCAAGGCGCAGCTTGAAAAGTTCCGCAGCGGCGATCGTAACAACGATCCAAACGGCATGATGGGTGACATCGCGAAGAAACTGACTGACAAAGACATTGAAGTATTATCTAAATACTTAGGTGGCCTACACTAA